A genomic segment from Fusarium fujikuroi IMI 58289 draft genome, chromosome FFUJ_chr04 encodes:
- a CDS encoding probable APC1-subunit of anaphase-promoting complex (cyclosome) — protein MATVKSLGLHQPSGLQHAINEQLLPPNPPPTSYTWDISTEDRFDGDLEDEILSTEHCVVWCRGGIFQKTFRFELEREPVIQALLAYFPASKDDKYTQEEEAQSDQRPALSKALVVFLKTQAHIYFLSGTSHIVHMPFEVETAFAGPVGVIIQRKQKAESVAPISFKFPRVPPNSFVSSQLTAFNSSQMTAFSVEGLGKPKALPLRLSSTLDNLWEAPLEQPESRWPRLVSLTDPLLELGLVVTNQEPQNGKSLRQTAAKKLTFLDSAEEVLHVEEIKIPGALTQDLSQPLIIAVTINRETSEYTVWRLTYLQHEDRFLARQKDAKSKTARRRSSMPPAFASTPGTPVQPNLRESFGAPLPGKRPRKSERLEKPMIDLVSSLEQQDKEGSGVARRSSRRVSSMLARADLSASHERAILPDQPLLSSHSGPRRHESQGSHARLSTNYAHQIHPSLSSLLAAPFYEGLDEGFHNMGLDDHEFDGLQHEILFTKLHSVPMNNSNVRYSDQPARTKTKVFILVAPPFAIDGHDQSQLLIGIQDATERRLQLLTLELGIQRGTNMATKQGKKNIPDGTTVVATVVDRRHAQNVVDSCKLMDGDHSAILILSESMDGRHELSTQAPWSVLTKISLSLLFVDNTRSLQYRGRVVDRDVTQRKSEVIDLSNGSIVGVRHPRQGGIVDVVDAEGRLHELRIQLEPRSPHVRRVLDVCRSILPHALGEHIFAGWLHCMQWIGGHGETNTDIEWSAMTVLLLSLFLSLGRTGTKPFPKTRQLPRRRRHPSGSFGSIRESEDWRYLEKTETSNSLGCPTWMMNGGWQWALDEDGDDSGDENPSTTFISKHISMAKEYMASVLGETAFGAAGYMPTSLGKSIESRRKVAVDVFMGLHLLLEEEKLDIMTPEFRSPGRADLRVIMCQIARWLRWPSFIAIYEAGIQEDVDQRHDSDLNLRPAVPQPPVRPDVINWIQSRLTGERRVPYITPADVYYAGSQLSEAEKSQDRRWEFILPRTLMFKQFFKYMKPSTSAVQMVEAMRDAGITPLILDTLPEAILAPLRDAISLCQPHPPTSWSKDLLELVDRRDISLILAPGKQAKPSASKILTPTHNATWDYKLLCQSVDESNNIGYDEGEGTERQAIIRSLFKEDRRLNEAQDLLSTHKARLVRLDPHPSWPESEYLEKQKELVTRIATGTLAIPAGRALLYYSLRYPLITQKFHIGGFNLNCIVKPTNTTVGVDKSQFSEEKVCWGFFHQGVAAGLAISPQAQGIDTSWILYNKPGQDLNNRHAGFLLALGLNGHLKDVAKWVAFKYLTPKHTMTSIGLLLGLAASYMGTMDSLITRLLSVHATRMLPRGAAELNLSPLTQTSGIMGIGLLYANSQHRRMSEIMLSEIEHIDEEDEEEPLRSECYRLAAGFALGFINLGKGNDLKGLHDMRLTEKLISHATTTKNIEIVHILDRAAAGAVMALALIYMKSEDQIVARKIDIPNSVLQFDYIRPDILLLRTLTKNLIMWSKIEPTFAWIRKNLPRPYRSQFKLQSTTKLQSTDMAFHSIVAGLCFSIALRFSGSASPKVRDLLLYYLDQFMRIAQIPSTANMHPNGNPPYDEELTRTNARMCQDIVAISASIVMAGTGDIPVLRRLRALHGRDDPETPYGSHLAAHLAIGALFLGCGTATFGTSNLAIASLLVAFYPIFPTSVMDNRSHLQALRHFWVLATEQRCLVTKDVLTGQPITVPVQIRMRKNTSTEPVLNRTAPCILPPINQIASLSTTCGPQFWDVELDFSNPEVRAAFQDTQSLYLRRRPPREGAFASTLRALGRDEKGKDPLEWVFGLEGLRDISYAERAVVLERGDDTQHSSSAVDARLEIAKGIAEGTDRERLEGARLLFEWASIRDRLRDTNMFDSQETITESHVRREAEREDDQDATVEDGGVWWMRDSVIENLKGMVWLASREGEH, from the exons ATGGCGACGGTGAAGTCCCTGGGGTTGCACCAGCCCTCAGGACTTCAACATGCCATCAACGAACAATTGTTACCGCCGAATCCACCACCAACTTCCTATACATGGGATATTTCAACAGAGGATCGGTTCGACGGGGATCTCGAAGATGAAATCCTTTCGACGGAACACTGCGTCGTATGGTGTCGAGGTGGAATATTTCAAAAGACCTTCAGATTCGAACTCGAAAGAGAACCTGTCATTCAGGCTCTCCTAGCATACTTCCCGGCTTCCAAAGACGACAAATATAcacaagaggaagaagcacaaTCGGATCAGAGACCGGCTTTGTCTAAAGCGTTGgttgtcttcctcaagactcAGGCGCACATATATTTCCTCTCTGGCACCAGCCATATTGTCCACATGCCATTCGAAGTTGAAACAGCATTCGCAGGCCCAGTTGGAGTCATCATTCAACGAAAGCAAAAAGCTGAAAGTGTTGCGCCAATCTCCTTCAAGTTCCCCCGAGTGCCGCCGAATTCCTTCGTCTCTTCGCAATTGACGGCATTCAATAGCTCTCAAATGACCGCGTTTTCTGTGGAAGGTCTTGGAAAACCAAAAGCACTTCCACTCCGTCTGAGCTCAACTTTAGATAACCTTTGGGAAGCTCCGCTGGAACAACCCGAGTCCCGCTGGCCACGCCTTGTTTCATTGACCGACCCGCTGTTGGAGTTGGGACTGGTCGTTACCAACCAGGAGCCCCAAAATGGCAAAAGCTTAAGGCAGACAGCAGCTAAGAAGCTGACATTCCTCGATTcagctgaagaagttctCCATGTGGAAGAGATCAAAATTCCTGGCGCTTTGACACAAGATTTAAGTCAACCTCTGATCATTGCGGTGACAATCAACCGCGAAACTAGTGAATACACTGTCTGGCGCCTCACGTACCTGCAGCATGAAGACCGTTTTCTTGCTCGACAGAAAGATGCTAAATCAAAGACTGCCCGGCGTCGTAGTTCCATGCCTCCTGCTTTTGCTAGTACTCCTGGCACACCTGTCCAGCCCAACCTGCGAGAAAGCTTTGGAGCACCTCTTCCAGGAAAGCGGCCGAGAAAGAGTGAGCGCCTTGAAAAGCCCATGATTGACCTTGTGTCATCCTTagaacaacaagacaaggaAGGCAGTGGTGTTGCGCGGAGGAGTTCTCGTAGGGTCAGCTCCATGTTGGCGAGAGCTGACTTGTCTGCGTCGCATGAAAGAGCCATATTGCCAGATCAGCCACTGTTATCCAGTCATTCCGGGCCTAGGAGGCATGAATCACAAGGAAGCCATGCACGCCTTAGTACCAACTATGCCCATCAGATACATCCTAGTCTGAGCAGTCTGTTAGCGGCACCTTTCTATGAAGGCCTTGACGAAGGGTTTCACAATATGGGTCTAGATGATCATGAGTTTGATGGGCTACAGCACGAAATACTGTTTACTAAACTTCACAGCGTACCTATGAATAACTCCAATGTTCGATACTCTGATCAGCCAGCTCGCACCAAAACCaaggtcttcatcttggTGGCTCCCCCATTTGCAATCGATGGGCATGATCAAAGTCAACTTCTTATTGGGATTCAGGATGCTACCGAGAGAcgtcttcaacttctcaCATTGGAGCTGGGCATTCAGCGTGGAACTAATATGGCCACCAAAcaagggaagaagaatataCCCGACGGTACAACCGTCGTAGCCACTGTTGTTGACAGACGACATGCCCAAAATGTCGTTGACTCTTGCAAGCTAATGGACGGTGACCATTCTGCGATTCTAATCCTGTCGGAATCAATGGATGGCCGGCACGAACTAAGTACCCAGGCACCGTGGAGCGTCCTTACAAAAATATCGCTTTCACTACTCTTTGTCGATAACACTAGGAGTTTGCAATATCGTGGCAGAGTTGTGGACCGCGATGTTACCCAGAGAAAGTCCGAGGTTATTGACCTCAGTAATGGCAGCATTGTTGGTGTACGGCATCCGCGACAAGGTggcattgttgatgttgtcgatgCTGAAGGTCGGCTTCATGAGCTCCGTATTCAGCTCGAGCCGCGGTCACCTCACGTTCGAAGAGTCCTGGACGTTTGTCGTAGCATTCTGCCTCATGCACTTGGTGAACACATCTTCGCTGGCTGGCTTCATTGTATGCAGTGGATAGGAGGCCATGGCGAGACAAATACTGACATTGAATGGTCTGCGATGACCGTACTCCTTTTATCTTTGTTTCTGAGTCTCGGCCGAACTGGCACAAAGCCTTTTCCGAAAACCCGACAACTTCCTCGCAGAAGAAGGCACCCTTCGGGTTCTTTTGGCTCGATCAGAGAATCGGAGGATTGGAGATACTTGGAAAAAACCGAGACTTCAAATTCGTTAGGGTGTCCAACTTGGATGATGAATGGAGGGTGGCAGTGGGCgctggatgaagatggggatGATTCTGGAGACGAAAACCCATCTACAACTTTCATTTCGAAACATATATCTATGGCCAAAGAGTATATGGCCTCTGTACTAGGCGAAACGGCATTCGGAGCCGCTGGTTATATGCCAACCTCACTTGGCAAAAGCATAGAAAGCCGCCGCAAGGTTGCTGTAGATGTGTTTATGGGTTTGCACCTActtcttgaggaagaaaaaCTTGATATCATGACGCCAGAATTCAGATCTCCTGGCCGTGCTGATCTTCGAGTCATTATGTGTCAAATAGCTCGGTGGCTCAGGTGGCCCAGCTTTATTGCTATATACGAGGCGGGTATCCAAGAAGACGTTGATCAACGTCATGATTCCG ATCTCAACCTGAGGCCTGCAGTCCCTCAGCCACCTGTAAGGCCAGATGTTATCAACTGGATTCAATCACGACTCACCGGAGAACGGAGGGTTCCTTACATCACCCCAGCGGATGTTTATTATGCTGGCTCCCAATTATCCGAAGCGGAAAAGTCACAGGACAGGCGATGGGAGTTTATTCTCCCTAGAACGCTTATGTTTAAGCAATTTTTCAAATATATGAAACCAAGCACAAGTGCAGTCCAGATGGTGGAAGCTATGAGGGATGCCGGAATTACACCATTAATTCTTGATACCCTCCCGGAGGCTATTCTTGCACCCTTACGTGATGCCATTTCATTGTGCCAACCACACCCACCGACCTCCTGGTCCAAGGACCTCCTCGAATTGGTTGACCGCCGGGATATCAGTCTCATTCTTGCCCCTGGGAAGCAAGCTAAGCCAAGCGCTTCCAAGATTCTA ACACCGACACACAATGCAACTTGGGATTACAAACTGCTTTGTCAGAGTGTCGATGAGTCAAACAATATCGGATACGACGAAGGTGAAGGAACGGAACGTCAAGCCATCATTCGCTCCTTGTTCAAAGAAGATCGCCGCCTTAacgaagctcaagatttACTTTCCACTCACAAGGCAAGACTGGTTCGACTCGATCCCCACCCAAGTTGGCCAGAGAGCGAATATCTtgagaagcaaaaggagcTCGTAACAAGAATTGCAACAGGCACTTTGGCAATCCCTGCGGGCCGGGCTTTGCTGTACTACAGTCTTCGCTACCCTTTGATCACGCAGAAATTTCATATTGGTGGATTTAACCTCAATTGCATTGTAAAACCAACAAACACCACGGTGGGTGTAGACAAATCACAATTCTCAGAAGAGAAGGTTTGTTGGGGCTTCTTTCACCAGGGCGTCGCAGCTGGGTTAGCCATTTCTCCCCAGGCCCAAGGTATCGACACATCATGGATTCTTTACAACAAACCTGGGCAAGACCTCAACAATCGGCATGCTGGCTttctccttgctcttggcctGAACGGCCATCTGAAAGACGTCGCAAAATGGGTTGCGTTCAAATATCTGACGCCAAAACATACAATGACCTCCATCGGGTTACTTCTGGGTTTGGCAGCATCTTACATGGGTACAATGGATTCGTTGATTACTCGTCTACTTTCCGTTCATGCCACGAGGATGCTGCCTCGTGGAGCTGCAGAATTGAATCTGTCCCCTCTAACGCAGACTTCGGGTATAATGGGCATCGGTTTGCTATATGCCAACAGTCAACATCGGCGCATGAGTGAGATTATGCTCTCTGAGATTGAGCATattgacgaagaggatgaagaagagccccTGAGAAGCGAGTGCTACCGGTTGGCAGCTGGATTTGCTCTCGGGTTCATCAACTTAGGCAAAGGCAATGATCTTAAGGGACTGCATGACATGAGACTCACAGAGAAACTCATTTCTCATGCTACAACAACCAAAAACATTGAAATAGTTCATATTCTGGACCGAGCAGCTGCTGGCGCCGTCATGGCCCTGGCTCTCATTTACATGAAGTCGGAAGATCAGATCGTGGCGCGTAAGATCGACATACCCAACTCAGTCTTGCAATTTGACTACATTCGTCCTGATATTCTTCTCTTGCGGACCTTGACGAAAAATCTAATCATGTGGTCCAAGATTGAGCCGACGTTTGCTTGGATTCGTAAGAACCTACCACGTCCTTATCGTTCCCAGTTCAAGCTACAGTCAACGACAAAACTGCAGTCAACGGATATGGCATTCCACAGCATAGTGGCTGGTCTCTGCTTCTCTATTGCACTGCGCTTCTCTGGTAGCGCATCTCCTAAAGTTCGGGATCTTCTACTCTATTACTTGGATCAGTTCATGCGTATTGCACAGATACCATCCACTGCAAACATGCATCCAAATGGCAATCCACCATATGATGAAGAACTAACACGGACCAATGCACGCATGTGCCAAGACATCGTTGCCATATCTGCATCCATTGTCATGGCTGGAACAGGTGATATTCCTGTTCTACGTCGTCTTCGTGCACTTCATGGTCGTGATGATCCTGAGACGCCCTACGGTTCTCATCTTGCGGCTCATCTCGCGATTGGCGCTTTGTTCTTGGGATGCGGAACGGCAACTTTTGGCACCAGCAACCTCGCTATTGCTTCACTATTGGTTGCATTTTATCCCATTTTCCCTACGAGTGTTATGGACAATCGATCccatctccaagctcttcGCCATTTCTGGGTTCTAGCTACAGAGCAGCGATGCCTGGTCACAAAAGATGTTCTCACTGGCCAGCCAATCACAGTTCCTGTCCAAATCAGGATGCGCAAAAACACCTCTACTGAGCCGGTTCTGAATCGCACGGCTCCTTGCATCCTTCCACCAATAAACCAGATTGCTAGTCTATCGACCACATGTGGACCCCAGTTCTGGGATGTGGAGCTTGACTTCTCTAACCCAGAGGTTAGAGCTGCTTTCCAAGACACCCAAAGCCTGTACCTCCGTAGGCGCCCACCGCGTGAAGGAGCGTTTGCTTCAACTCTTCGGGCACTTGGTAGGGACGAGAAGGGTAAAGACCCTCTGGAATGGGTCTTTGGACTTGAGGGTCTGCGTGATATTAGTTACGCCGAGCGAGCCGTAGTGCTAGAGCGAGGTGATGACACTCAGCACTCAAGCAGTGCTGTTGATGCAAGACTGGAGATAGCAAAGGGCATTGCAGAAGGCACAGATCGGGAGCGTCTGGAGGGAGCCAGGTTGCTGTTCGAATGGGCTTCTATACGTGATCGACTACGAGACACCAACATGTTCGATAGTCAAGAGACCATCACAGAGTCGCACGTACGTCGTGAAGCCGAAAGGGAAGACGACCAAGATGCTACAGTGGAAGATGGGGGTGTTTGGTGGATGCGAGACAGTGTCATCGAGAACCTGAAGGGCATGGTATGGCTTGCAAGTCGTGAAGGCGAGCATTGA
- a CDS encoding related to vacuolar assembly protein → MTEQSPQPSHELARDTDSQQPEHEPPVDANETFPPVENKALEDVARETGGESRGAMGKEGITEARDVKNEESNDKKSGHDENNGEEEEDDDDDDDDDDDEDEEDDDEDEEDEEPRLKYARLTQHLNGVYRNGDATSAFLVAGDKMIVGTHNGNIHIVQLPMFQSMRVYHAHSASVTSISISPYPPPLPTEKKSEAAPRHTTSSNATVSSGRQADASPAAASRRPREASQIPRTPSNDIYVATSSLDGNVCVQSLIDMKDVQLRNFARPVQAVALSPEFKTDRTYLSGGLAGQLILTAGGGPGRSTSTTTGTAAATASGWLGSMGLGGNSGKDTILHSGEGTISTIKWSLSGKYVVWLNEHGIKIMRSKLHLENADTEDAWKRVGHIDRPQTDEWETMASVWKGRVEWIDEQAVEVDEFDQSTADKEISPTAHKLREQAAMGKKSIERLLVGWGGTIWIIHVHPGGVGVGRHAGEKTIGRAEIVKILRMDCIISGISLYTHNLLLVLAYCLPDNEDEDEDSGSVSNSPDKKHKSNPSTGSEPSGGVRRRQNNQPPELRLIDLNSQAEADKDSLSVSRYERLSSGDYHLGVLPARNAASAIASSRGALEAIAGIGTDMWNAAINPRSLFSSGASIRSRGSGDDSSLIGSTAGTIRPGTNQRLSPGVHSGLVKPGVKIFIHSPYDCILATRRDLSDHLGWLLERQDYQRAWELLDEHPEIMAPLNERANDGTPSTPTLNQEPSDDFNDDESVVDSQLRDFYSSAEREKRRIGELWIQELIEENNWASAGQVCGQVLKTPDRWEKWVWTFAGAKKFDAITDYIPTEPMHPPLPSTIYEVVLGHYIQNDKPRFRELLDRWSPELFDIKTITTALENQLKYRDVLESLARLHEANGRHREALKCYIKLHDADSAFRLIRDNHLAEAVEDDIPSFIGLRVPPGKVNEMTAEELDEATSEAITLLVDEAQHGLLRPDIVVEQLLSKKLNLYIYFYFRGLWKGDGIQEHSGENVDRLVMDSQSLVDNFADLAVHLFATFDRALLMQYLKTSVSYTFEKAVQECETFSYYDELVFLYSKTGQMKRALYLIIDRLKNVHKAIEFAKEQDDPDLWEDLLKYSMDKPSFIRGLLEQVGTAINPITVVQRIPEGLEIEGLREGLTHMMKEHEIQYSISSGVARVLRSEVATAQNELRAGQRKGIKFEVVIQEQEHVDIQVKDVSTDPDNPEPNISHPSTAHDHRVPKPGHCARCHEPFTEFEMETLVGYACGHVFHVSHLLEMLHGNKKVDVDLGNGSEDASRYSIGMKVMRARLLKDKMKGGCPVCHVKE, encoded by the exons ATGACGGAGCAGTCACCGCAACCGAGCCATGAGTTGGCGCGCGATACCGATTCCCAACAGCCGGAACATGAGCCACCAGTAGACGCCAACGAAACGTTCCCGCCCGTAGAAAACAAAGCTCTCGAGGATGTTGCACGCGAGACAGGTGGTGAATCAAGAGGTGCGATGGGCAAGGAAGGGATTACCGAGGCAAGAGACGTAAAGAATGAGGAAAGCAATGATAAAAAGTCGGGGCATGATGAAAAcaatggagaagaggaggaagacgatgacgatgacgacgatgacgatgacgatgaagatgaagaggacgatgatgaagacgaagaggatgaggaacCAAGACTCAAATATGCTCGGTTAACTCAACACCTTAATGGAGTGTATCGAAACGGCGATGCAACTAGCGCGTTTCTTGTCGCGGGAGATAAAATG ATAGTTGGAACGCATAATGGCAATATC CACATTGTTCAGCTCCCCATGTTCCAATCCATGAGAGTATACCATGCGCACTCGGCCTCAGTTACCTCTATATCGATATCTCCGTACCCTCCTCCATTGCCAACCGAGAAGAAGTCAGAGGCAGCGCCAAGGCATACGACATCCAGCAACGCTACTGTCTCTTCTGGTCGCCAGGCCGATGCATCTCCGGCGGCAGCTTCCAGAAGACCCCGCGAAGCGTCACAAATACCTAGGACGCCGTCTAACGATATTTATGTAGCGACTTCCTCTTTGGATGGCAACGTATGTGTGCAGTCTCTCATTGATATGAAAGATGTCCAGTTACGAAACTTTGCCCGGCCCGTCCAAGCTGTGGCTCTGTCGCCAGAATTCAAGACAGATCGTACCTATTTGTCAGGAGGACTTGCTGGCCAGCTCATTCTTACCGCCGGAGGTGGTCCGGGTCGCAGTACCTCGACAACAACTGGGACTGCTGCGGCCACAGCTTCCGGCTGGCTGGGCAGTATGGGACTTGGCGGCAATAGTGGCAAAGACACTATCTTACACTCTGGCGAAGGAACTATCAGCACTATTAAATGGTCCTTGTCTGGGAAATACGTGGTCTGGCTCAACGAACATGGAATCAAAATTATGCGGTCAAAGCTCCACCTCGAGAACGCAGACACAGAAGATGCATGGAAACGAGTTGGGCACATTGATCGCCCACAAACTGATGAATGGGAAACCATGGCAAGTGTGTGGAAAGGCCGCGTTGAATGGATCGATGAACAAGCTGTTGAAGTGGATGAATTTGACCAGAGCACTGCTGATAAAGAGATATCTCCTACTGCACACAAGCTCAGAGAACAGGCTGCAATGGGCAAGAAGAGTATTGAGCGGTTGCTTGTAGGTTGGGGTGGGACGATATGGATCATACACGTCCATCCAGGAGGCGTCGGAGTCGGCCGACACGCCGGCGAGAAGACTATTGGGCGAGCTGAAATTGTTAAAAT ACTTCGGATGGATTGCATCATTTCCGGTATTTCGTTATATACCCACAACCTTTTGTTAGTACTTGCGTATTGCTTGCCTGAtaacgaggacgaggatgaggattcCGGATCGGTTTCAAACTCGCCAGACAAAAAGCATAAATCCAATCCTTCAACAGGAAGCGAGCCCTCTGGCGGTGTTCGCCGTCGTCAGAATAACCAGCCACCTGAACTCCGCCTTATCGATCTTAACTCCCAGGCCGAAGCCGACAAAGACAGCCTGAGCGTCAGTCGTTATGAGAGGTTGTCATCGGGTGATTACCACTTAGGCGTATTGCCTGCACGCAATGCTGCGTCTGCAATCGCTTCATCTCGGGGCGCTCTGGAGGCGATAGCTGGGATCGGCACAGATATGTGGAATGCGGCCATCAACCCTCGCTCCCTATTCAGCTCCGGAGCTAGCATTCGTAGCCGAGGGAGCGGTGATGATTCTAGTCTCATAGGGAGTACGGCAGGAACGATTCGACCCGGGACCAATCAAAGACTTTCCCCCGGCGTCCATTCTGGTCTTGTCAAACCAGGCGTGAAGATCTTCATACATAGTCCGTATGACTGCATCCTCGCGACCAGACGAGATCTGAGTGATCATTTAGGATGGCTTCTAGAGCGCCAGGACTACCAGCGTGCCTGGGAGTTACTCGATGAACACCCGGAGATCATGGCACCGCTAAACGAAAGGGCTAATGATGGTACTCCTTCAACTCCAACACTGAACCAAGAGCCTAGTGACGAtttcaatgatgatgaatctgTCGTCGATTCGCAACTGCGAGATTTTTATTCTTCGGCAGAGCGAGAGAAAAGGCGTATTGGAGAACTCTGGATACAGGAGCTCATTGAAGAGAACAACTGGGCATCTGCTGGTCAAGTGTGTGGTCAGGTGCTCAAGACGCCTGACAGATGGGAGAAATGGGTTTGGACATTTGCTGGTGCGAAGAAGTTCGATGCTATTACGGACTACATTCCTACAGAGCCCATGCATCCGCCCCTTCCTTCGACTATTTATGAAGTTGTACTTGGCCATTATATTCAAAACGACAAACCGAGGTTTAGGGAGCTTTTGGATCGTTGGTCACCTGAGCTTTTCGACATAAAAACAATTACAACTGCGCTGGAGAATCAGCTCAAGTATCGAGACGTGC TAGAAAGCTTGGCAAGGCTACACGAGGCCAACGGACGACATCGCGAGGCTCTCAAATGCTACATCAAGCTCCATGATGCGGATTCGGCTTTTAGGTTGATTAGAGACAACCACCTTGCagaagctgttgaagacgatATTCCAAGCTTCATTGGCCTCAGAGTTCCACCAGGTAAAGTTAATGAAATGACAGCAGAGGAGCTAGATGAAGCGACATCAGAAGCAATCACACTGCTCGTTGATGAAGCTCAGCATGGTCTGCTGCGCCCTGATATTGTGGTGGAGCAACTACTctcgaagaagctcaacctGTACATATACTTCTATTTTCGAGGTTTATGGAAGGGCGATGGTATACAGGAGCATAGTGGAGAGAATGTGGACCGGCTGGTGATGGACAGTCAATCTCTGGTTGACAACTTCGCGGATTTGGCTGTCCATCTGTTTGCGACCTTCGACCGGGCGTTGCTCATGCAATACCTGAAGACTTCAGTCTCCTATACATTTGAAAAG GCTGTTCAAGAGTGTGAGACGTTCTCATACTACGACGAGCTCGTGTTTCTATACTCTAAAACGGGCCAAATGAAACGAGCTCTCTACCTCATCATCGATCGTCTAAAGAATGTTCACAAAGCAATCGAGTTTGCTAAAGAACAGGACGACCCTGACCTGTGGGAAGAcctccttaaatatagcatGGACAAGCCCAGCTTCATTCGAGGTCTGCTTGAGCAAGTCGGTACGGCCATCAACCCAATTACTGTAGTGCAGCGAATTCCCGAGGGACTTGAGATTGAGGGTCTCAGGGAAGGGCTTACGCACATGATGAAGGAACACGAGATCCAGTACAGCATTAGCTCGGGCGTTGCACGAGTCCTTCGCAGTGAGGTTGCCACGGCGCAGAACGAGCTTCGAGCTGGTCAGCGTAAGGGTATCAAGTTCGAAGTAGTTAttcaggaacaggaacatgTGGACATACAAGTTAAGGATGTTTCCACGGACCCCGACAATCCAGAACCCAACATTTCTCACCCATCTACGGCTCATGATCACAGAGTGCCGAAACCGGGACACTGCGCAAGGTGTCATGAGCCATTTACAGAGTTCGAGATGGAAACATTAGTTGGATATGCTTGCGGGCATGTTTTCCACGTGAGTCATCTCTTGGAGATGTTGCATGGGAACAAGAAAGTGGATGTTGATTTAGGCAATGGCTCTGAGGATGCAAGTCGGTACTCCATAGGCATGAAGGTGATGAGGGCGCGATTACTGAAGGATAAGATGAAAGGGGGCTGCCCTGTATGTCATGTCAAAGAGTAA